Proteins from a single region of Segatella copri:
- a CDS encoding phosphoribosylanthranilate isomerase produces MLVKVCGMREPDNVKQVAQLGVDMMGFIFYPKSPRYASHVLARSDADRNVCRVGVFVNDSISNMLDKIHSFSLNAVQMHGNESRELCEQLRAAKGNMKIIKAISVSNAGDIQKYKEYVGAVDYFLFDTKCKTVGGSGQQFDWQVLDEYDGDVPFLLSGGIGPEDASRILSFYQPRCVGIDLNSRFEIEPGLKDVEKLKEFLLKVKK; encoded by the coding sequence ATGTTAGTAAAGGTTTGTGGAATGCGTGAACCTGATAATGTAAAGCAGGTTGCGCAACTCGGCGTTGATATGATGGGATTTATCTTCTATCCTAAGTCTCCACGGTATGCCAGTCATGTGCTGGCTCGCTCTGATGCTGACCGCAATGTGTGCCGAGTGGGAGTCTTCGTAAATGATTCCATTTCCAATATGTTGGATAAGATTCATTCATTCTCTCTGAATGCGGTGCAGATGCATGGAAACGAGAGCAGGGAACTGTGTGAGCAACTGCGTGCAGCAAAGGGGAATATGAAGATAATCAAAGCTATTAGTGTTTCCAATGCCGGGGACATTCAGAAATATAAGGAGTATGTAGGCGCTGTTGACTACTTCCTTTTCGACACCAAATGTAAGACGGTGGGCGGAAGTGGTCAGCAGTTTGACTGGCAGGTACTGGATGAATATGATGGCGATGTTCCATTCCTGTTGAGTGGCGGCATCGGTCCGGAAGATGCTTCCCGCATCCTGTCTTTCTATCAGCCCCGATGCGTAGGAATCGACCTCAACTCCAGGTTTGAGATAGAACCGGGACTGAAGGATGTAGAGAAACTCAAGGAATTCCTTTTAAAGGTAAAAAAGTAA
- the trpC gene encoding indole-3-glycerol phosphate synthase TrpC, which produces MADILEEIVAHKRIEIEQRKRFIQPRQMITLTEQKMQEDGGKVPGGSMKESLMHSETGIIAEFKRKSPSKGWIKQEGKPSIIPLAYQQNGASALSILTDIDYFGGYDEYIQEARHVGVTLPILYKNFVVEEYQLLQARYCGASAVLLIAACLTKEECKMLMNMAHQLGMEVLLEMHNERDFEYAELEPDMYGINNRNLGTFFTDVENSFRLAEKLPKDVCRVSESGISNPQTVLRLREEGGFRGFLMGEQFMKQADPGRALQEFIKQLKQ; this is translated from the coding sequence ATGGCTGATATTTTAGAGGAAATTGTGGCTCATAAAAGAATCGAGATTGAGCAGCGCAAGCGCTTTATCCAGCCACGACAGATGATAACCCTCACCGAGCAGAAAATGCAGGAAGATGGGGGAAAGGTGCCGGGCGGAAGCATGAAGGAGTCGCTGATGCACTCGGAGACGGGAATCATCGCTGAATTCAAGCGCAAATCGCCTTCCAAGGGCTGGATCAAACAGGAGGGTAAGCCGAGCATCATCCCGCTCGCCTACCAGCAGAACGGAGCCTCGGCGCTCAGCATCCTCACCGACATTGATTACTTCGGAGGATATGATGAGTATATTCAGGAGGCGCGCCATGTGGGCGTTACCCTACCTATCTTATATAAGAACTTCGTGGTAGAGGAATACCAGCTGCTGCAGGCGAGATACTGCGGAGCTTCTGCCGTGCTGCTCATTGCGGCCTGCTTGACCAAGGAGGAGTGTAAGATGCTCATGAACATGGCACACCAGCTGGGCATGGAGGTACTGCTCGAGATGCATAATGAGCGCGACTTCGAGTATGCAGAACTGGAACCGGATATGTACGGCATCAACAACCGAAATCTCGGAACCTTCTTTACGGATGTGGAGAACAGCTTCAGATTGGCAGAGAAACTTCCGAAGGATGTGTGCAGGGTGAGCGAGAGTGGTATCTCCAACCCGCAGACGGTTCTCCGGTTGAGAGAAGAAGGCGGCTTCAGGGGTTTCCTGATGGGCGAACAGTTCATGAAACAGGCTGATCCGGGCAGAGCGCTTCAAGAGTTTATCAAGCAGTTGAAACAATAA
- the trpD gene encoding anthranilate phosphoribosyltransferase: MEMKDILNRMLNHEELSREETRNIIVGITKSEFPEEQITALLTGLQMRGVTVDELLGFRDGILATGVPAILDCDRYIDVVGTGGDRKNTFNISTTSCFVIAGAGYKVAKHGNYAATSVSGASNVIKNHGVQFTDDIDKLNRSINEAGIVYLHAQLFAKAMKFVGPIRKALQFPTVFNLLGPLVNPSQPKCQLLGVANLDQMRLYNQVYQKLGIDFGIVNSIDGYDEISLTGDFKVTTNNYEKIFKSQDLGFEIAKPEEVRGGATEEEAKDIFDAVLENRALPAQKNIVLANAAFGIQVMEKGQKSIEECVEIARESIDSGKALATFKKFVEINS; encoded by the coding sequence ATGGAAATGAAGGACATTTTGAACAGAATGTTGAACCATGAGGAACTTTCCCGTGAGGAAACCCGAAACATCATTGTAGGAATCACCAAGAGTGAATTTCCTGAGGAGCAGATTACAGCCCTGCTCACCGGTTTGCAGATGAGAGGCGTAACGGTAGATGAACTGCTCGGTTTCCGTGACGGAATTCTTGCCACGGGCGTGCCAGCCATCCTGGATTGTGACCGCTACATTGACGTGGTGGGAACCGGTGGCGACCGCAAGAACACCTTTAACATTTCTACTACTTCCTGCTTCGTCATTGCGGGTGCGGGTTACAAGGTGGCAAAGCACGGCAACTATGCGGCTACTTCGGTGAGTGGTGCCAGCAACGTCATCAAGAACCATGGTGTTCAGTTTACCGATGATATAGACAAGCTGAACCGCAGCATCAACGAGGCAGGCATCGTTTATCTTCATGCCCAGCTCTTCGCCAAGGCAATGAAGTTTGTGGGGCCTATCCGCAAGGCTTTGCAGTTTCCTACCGTGTTCAACCTGTTAGGTCCTCTTGTCAATCCTAGTCAGCCTAAGTGCCAGTTGCTGGGTGTAGCCAATCTCGACCAGATGCGCCTTTATAATCAGGTTTACCAGAAACTAGGCATTGATTTCGGCATTGTTAACAGCATCGACGGATATGATGAAATTTCACTCACCGGCGACTTCAAGGTAACCACCAACAACTATGAGAAGATTTTCAAGTCTCAGGATCTCGGTTTCGAGATAGCCAAACCGGAAGAGGTGCGAGGCGGAGCAACCGAGGAAGAGGCCAAGGACATCTTTGATGCAGTGCTTGAAAACCGTGCCCTCCCAGCTCAGAAGAACATCGTTCTCGCCAATGCAGCCTTCGGTATCCAGGTAATGGAGAAGGGACAGAAGAGCATAGAGGAATGCGTGGAGATAGCAAGAGAGAGCATTGACTCGGGTAAGGCACTCGCTACCTTCAAAAAATTCGTAGAGATCAACAGTTAA